One window of Dechloromonas sp. ZY10 genomic DNA carries:
- a CDS encoding acetyl-CoA carboxylase biotin carboxylase subunit produces MFKKILIANRGEIACRVIKTARKMGIQTVAVYSEADKDALFVDMADEAVCIGPAASKESYLVADKIIAACKQTGAEAVHPGYGFLSENAEFSRRLEAEGIKFIGPKHYSIAKMGDKIESKKLAIEAKVNTIPGHNDAIDGPDAAVEIAKKIGYPVMIKASAGGGGKGLRVAYNDAEAHEGFSSCVNEARNSFGDDRVFIEKYVLEPRHIEIQVLGDSHGNYVYLNERDCSIQRRHQKVIEEAPSPFVDAEMRKAMGEQAVALARAVNYESAGTVEFVVSGATKEFYFLEMNTRLQVEHPVTELITGLDLVEQMIRVAYGEKLPLTQADVQINGWSMECRINAEDPFRGFLPSTGRLVKFLPPVESTDANGTTRVDTGVYDGGEISMFYDSMIAKLIVHAPTRAQAIERMRDALNAFVIRGISSNIPFQAALMQHEVFHSGIFDTGFIPKYYPTGFDASMVPHDDPALLVSVAAYVYRAYTDRAASVSGQMAGHERIVGDDWMVIRLNGDQKEKHPVTARPVEGGYHIEYAGKSYEIRSDWKLGETLFNGTCNGEAFTLQVERHKTKYSLFHWGTRADFMVMSARAAELLALMPEKPAPDLSKFLLSPMPGLLRDVAVQVGQEVKAGEKLAVIEAMKMENILKAEQDCKVKKISAAVGESLSVDQIIIEFE; encoded by the coding sequence ATGTTCAAGAAGATTCTGATTGCAAACCGCGGCGAAATCGCCTGCCGCGTCATCAAGACCGCCCGCAAGATGGGCATCCAGACCGTTGCCGTCTACTCCGAGGCCGACAAGGACGCGCTGTTCGTCGATATGGCCGACGAAGCCGTCTGTATCGGTCCGGCCGCCTCGAAAGAGTCCTACCTGGTCGCCGACAAGATCATCGCCGCCTGCAAGCAGACCGGCGCTGAAGCGGTCCACCCGGGTTACGGCTTCCTGTCCGAGAACGCCGAGTTCTCCCGTCGTCTGGAAGCAGAAGGCATCAAGTTCATCGGTCCGAAGCACTACTCCATCGCCAAGATGGGCGACAAGATCGAGTCCAAGAAGCTCGCCATCGAAGCCAAGGTCAACACCATCCCCGGCCACAACGATGCGATCGACGGGCCGGATGCTGCGGTCGAAATCGCCAAGAAGATCGGTTATCCGGTCATGATCAAGGCCTCCGCCGGCGGTGGCGGCAAGGGTCTGCGCGTCGCCTACAACGACGCCGAAGCCCATGAAGGCTTCTCCTCCTGCGTCAACGAAGCCCGCAACTCCTTCGGTGACGACCGCGTCTTCATCGAAAAGTACGTGCTGGAACCGCGCCACATCGAAATCCAGGTGCTCGGCGACAGTCACGGCAACTACGTCTACCTGAACGAGCGTGACTGCTCGATCCAGCGTCGTCACCAGAAGGTCATCGAAGAAGCGCCGAGCCCCTTCGTTGACGCCGAAATGCGCAAGGCGATGGGCGAACAGGCAGTGGCCCTGGCCCGTGCCGTGAATTACGAATCGGCCGGTACGGTCGAATTCGTGGTCTCCGGTGCAACCAAGGAGTTCTACTTCCTGGAAATGAACACCCGCCTGCAGGTGGAACACCCGGTCACCGAACTGATCACCGGCCTCGACTTGGTCGAGCAGATGATCCGTGTCGCCTACGGCGAAAAGCTGCCGCTGACCCAGGCCGACGTGCAGATCAACGGTTGGTCCATGGAGTGCCGGATCAACGCCGAAGACCCGTTCCGCGGCTTCCTGCCCTCCACCGGCCGTCTGGTCAAGTTCCTGCCGCCGGTTGAGAGCACCGATGCCAACGGCACGACCCGTGTCGATACCGGCGTCTACGACGGCGGCGAGATCTCGATGTTCTACGACTCGATGATCGCCAAACTGATCGTGCATGCCCCGACCCGTGCGCAAGCCATTGAGCGCATGCGTGACGCGCTGAACGCCTTCGTGATCCGCGGCATCTCCTCGAACATCCCGTTCCAGGCCGCCCTGATGCAGCACGAGGTGTTCCACTCGGGCATTTTCGATACCGGTTTCATCCCCAAGTACTATCCGACCGGCTTTGATGCCTCGATGGTGCCGCACGATGATCCGGCCCTGCTGGTGTCCGTGGCAGCCTACGTCTACCGTGCCTACACCGACCGCGCCGCCTCCGTTTCCGGTCAGATGGCCGGTCACGAGCGTATCGTCGGCGACGACTGGATGGTCATCCGCCTCAACGGCGACCAGAAGGAAAAGCACCCGGTCACCGCCCGTCCGGTGGAAGGCGGCTACCACATCGAGTACGCCGGCAAGTCCTACGAAATCCGTTCCGACTGGAAACTGGGCGAGACCCTGTTCAACGGCACCTGCAACGGTGAAGCCTTCACCCTGCAGGTCGAGCGTCACAAGACCAAGTACAGCCTCTTCCACTGGGGTACCCGTGCCGACTTCATGGTCATGAGCGCCCGTGCTGCCGAACTGCTGGCCCTGATGCCCGAGAAGCCGGCCCCCGATCTCTCCAAGTTCCTGCTCTCCCCGATGCCGGGCCTGCTCCGCGATGTCGCGGTCCAGGTCGGTCAGGAAGTGAAGGCCGGCGAGAAACTGGCCGTCATCGAAGCGATGAAGATGGAAAACATCCTCAAGGCCGAGCAGGATTGCAAGGTCAAGAAGATTTCCGCCGCCGTCGGCGAAAGCCTGTCGGTCGACCAGATCATCATCGAGTTCGAATAA